Proteins from one Nakamurella multipartita DSM 44233 genomic window:
- a CDS encoding aldo/keto reductase translates to MPETVAVPTVELNNGVSIPQLGFGVFQVKPDETAATVTAALDAGYRHIDTAQMYGNEKQVGEAITAYDIDPAEVFVTSKLNNGFHAYDDALRAFDQSLADLQREQIDLFLIHWPLPEVGFDDAWRALEKVYADGRARAIGVSNFQPHHLRRLHEEFTVPPAVNQIEVHPYLTQTELLAFDAEHQIATEAWSPIAQGLVLTDPVIVDVAERYQRTPAQVVLRWHIQLGNIVFPKSTSPARMAENFAIFDFELDQTDLALISALNRDERTGPNPDEFNWIPGQPR, encoded by the coding sequence ATGCCCGAAACAGTCGCGGTTCCCACCGTCGAACTCAACAATGGCGTCAGCATCCCCCAGCTCGGCTTCGGGGTTTTCCAGGTCAAACCGGACGAGACGGCCGCCACCGTCACCGCCGCCCTGGACGCCGGTTACCGGCACATCGACACCGCGCAGATGTACGGCAACGAGAAGCAGGTGGGCGAGGCCATCACCGCCTACGACATCGACCCGGCCGAGGTCTTCGTCACCAGCAAGCTCAACAACGGCTTCCACGCCTACGACGACGCCCTGCGCGCCTTCGACCAGAGCCTGGCCGACCTGCAGCGCGAGCAGATCGACCTGTTCCTGATCCACTGGCCGCTGCCCGAGGTCGGGTTCGACGACGCCTGGCGCGCGCTGGAGAAGGTCTACGCGGACGGGCGGGCGCGGGCCATCGGCGTCTCCAACTTCCAGCCGCATCACCTCCGCCGGCTGCACGAGGAGTTCACGGTGCCGCCGGCGGTGAACCAGATCGAGGTGCACCCGTACCTGACCCAGACCGAGCTGCTGGCGTTCGACGCCGAGCACCAGATCGCCACCGAGGCCTGGTCGCCGATCGCCCAGGGACTGGTGCTGACCGACCCGGTGATCGTCGACGTCGCTGAGCGGTACCAGCGGACGCCGGCCCAGGTCGTGCTGCGCTGGCACATCCAGCTGGGCAACATCGTCTTCCCGAAGTCGACCTCGCCGGCGCGGATGGCCGAGAACTTCGCCATCTTCGACTTCGAGCTGGATCAGACCGACCTGGCGCTGATCTCCGCGCTCAACCGGGACGAGCGCACCGGCCCCAACCCGGACGAGTTCAACTGGATTCCCGGGCAGCCCCGCTGA